A genomic window from Acidobacteriota bacterium includes:
- a CDS encoding MFS transporter, with protein MEETTTAHTVQTLPKASLVMAILFLLFFLGTSDNQMISPLLPLIARDFGLEAGQVGGQMLPTYALAAAFAALFVGPLSDKFGRRKFLLFAAVLFGLSLLATIIIKSPVTLALVRLLTGLAAGTISTCSIAYVGDFFPYERRGVAMSVVQAGYFGALVIGVPLATVIAQSQGWRFSFAVFGIVAFLAFISVLVYLPEDKHFITRHVVEESRRFANIKLAFHTRERIASILAAFCVSCGFVGFLAFLGSWLAKRFTLQPRQVGLVFIAVGIISLIGAFVAGPFADKFGKRSVSLLSTLLLASMLFVIPQFDLGVLLFVTFSIAALAFAFRQGPLQALATELVPAQARGALVAMRNTASQIGIAVSTSASGLLYDRYGYHAVGIFCGVVTLAAAVFILMMGEPHQKSNESGNP; from the coding sequence TTGGAAGAGACTACAACGGCGCACACTGTACAAACATTACCAAAGGCTTCTTTGGTGATGGCGATTCTCTTTTTACTTTTCTTTTTAGGCACCAGCGATAATCAAATGATTTCACCGCTGTTGCCACTGATTGCCAGAGATTTCGGGCTTGAGGCGGGACAAGTCGGCGGGCAGATGCTGCCGACTTATGCGCTTGCCGCAGCCTTTGCGGCGTTGTTCGTCGGCCCGTTATCGGATAAATTCGGACGGCGCAAGTTTTTACTATTCGCCGCTGTTCTTTTCGGACTGTCGCTGCTTGCCACGATTATCATCAAATCCCCTGTAACGCTGGCACTGGTGCGTTTGCTCACCGGGCTTGCCGCAGGAACCATTTCAACCTGTTCAATTGCCTACGTCGGCGATTTTTTTCCCTATGAACGTCGCGGCGTGGCGATGAGTGTGGTGCAGGCGGGCTATTTCGGCGCGCTTGTTATCGGTGTGCCACTTGCCACGGTCATCGCGCAATCGCAGGGGTGGCGGTTCAGTTTCGCAGTCTTTGGCATCGTCGCTTTTCTGGCATTCATCTCGGTACTGGTCTATCTGCCTGAAGATAAACATTTCATCACTCGGCACGTCGTTGAAGAATCGCGGCGTTTTGCCAATATCAAATTGGCGTTTCATACCCGCGAACGCATTGCCTCAATCCTTGCGGCATTTTGCGTATCGTGCGGTTTCGTAGGGTTCCTGGCATTTCTGGGTTCGTGGCTCGCGAAAAGATTTACCTTGCAGCCACGTCAGGTGGGATTGGTATTCATAGCGGTTGGTATCATCTCGCTCATCGGCGCATTTGTCGCAGGCCCATTTGCCGATAAATTCGGCAAACGCTCCGTCTCGTTGCTCAGCACGTTATTGCTGGCAAGCATGCTGTTTGTCATTCCGCAATTCGATTTGGGAGTTCTTTTATTTGTTACCTTTTCGATTGCGGCGCTCGCTTTCGCTTTTCGTCAAGGACCCTTGCAAGCCCTGGCAACCGAACTCGTCCCCGCTCAGGCGCGCGGCGCGCTCGTCGCCATGCGTAACACGGCTTCACAAATCGGCATTGCGGTTTCAACCAGTGCCAGCGGGCTGCTTTATGACCGCTATGGCTATCACGCTGTCGGCATTTTCTGCGGCGTGGTGACCCTGGCTGCCGCAGTTTTTATTTTGATGATGGGTGAACCGCATCAGAAATCGAACGAATCCGGCAACCCTTAA
- a CDS encoding type II secretion system protein: MKPQRGFSLIELLIVVAIIGVLAAIAIPNLLSSRRASNEASAISSVRSIGSAQIAYRFTTGQGYNYCNSLATLGVDQRLDTVLSAGTKAGYNFSCTGVDATSTSPAYFDTIANPQSRGQFGTGNRSFGSNDTFIIYVREDGSDITIGSPPPGDRTPPSSVPLN, encoded by the coding sequence ATGAAGCCGCAAAGAGGGTTCTCACTGATTGAGTTGCTTATCGTCGTCGCCATCATCGGCGTATTGGCGGCAATTGCGATCCCGAATTTGTTGAGTTCCCGTCGCGCTTCTAATGAAGCCTCGGCAATCAGTTCCGTGAGAAGTATCGGGTCGGCGCAAATCGCTTATCGATTTACTACCGGCCAAGGTTACAATTACTGTAACTCGTTAGCTACCCTTGGCGTTGATCAACGACTGGATACGGTGCTCTCTGCTGGCACCAAAGCCGGATATAACTTTTCCTGTACAGGAGTTGATGCTACGTCAACGTCACCAGCTTATTTCGACACCATCGCAAATCCACAATCCAGAGGCCAGTTTGGTACGGGCAACCGGTCATTTGGCTCAAATGACACCTTTATCATTTATGTGCGCGAGGATGGTAGCGATATTACGATAGGCTCTCCTCCGCCAGGTGATCGCACCCCGCCCAGTTCGGTGCCTTTGAATTAA
- a CDS encoding ribonuclease Z: MKLTILGSGTLIPNGKKNSAGFFVETSNARIMLDCGAGTLHALARFGVEWQSLTHLFLSHFHVDHIGELASLFFALRYGLSRERQQPLMLIAPQGIDRILECLKQAFGEKIFNPPFPFQQRVVAAGDTLQIADDCHLTFAKTPHTDESLAIKIISEGKTLGYTGDTDFSESLMRFFHHTDLLISECAYLEPQAGKKHLSITDLGKLAMGSEVNQLVITHTYFNLPEAEIQQRLGAIFTGEIIIGSDGLSLEV, from the coding sequence ATGAAGTTGACGATTCTCGGATCAGGCACCTTAATTCCCAATGGAAAAAAAAATTCCGCAGGTTTTTTTGTTGAAACTTCCAACGCTAGAATTATGCTTGATTGTGGAGCCGGTACACTTCACGCCCTTGCGCGTTTCGGGGTTGAATGGCAATCCTTAACCCACCTGTTTCTCAGCCATTTTCACGTTGATCACATCGGCGAGTTAGCCTCATTATTTTTCGCCCTCCGTTATGGTTTAAGCCGCGAACGTCAGCAGCCGCTGATGCTGATTGCGCCTCAAGGCATCGACCGCATTCTTGAATGCCTGAAACAGGCGTTCGGTGAAAAAATATTTAATCCGCCATTTCCGTTTCAGCAACGGGTTGTTGCCGCCGGTGATACTTTGCAAATCGCTGACGATTGTCATCTTACATTTGCTAAAACTCCACATACCGATGAAAGCCTGGCGATTAAAATAATCAGTGAAGGAAAGACGCTCGGTTATACGGGCGACACGGATTTCAGTGAAAGCCTGATGCGGTTTTTTCATCATACAGATTTGCTGATTTCAGAGTGCGCTTATCTGGAACCTCAAGCAGGAAAAAAACACCTTTCAATTACGGATTTGGGGAAATTAGCTATGGGTTCTGAGGTTAATCAACTGGTGATTACTCATACCTATTTCAATTTGCCGGAGGCTGAGATACAACAACGTCTGGGAGCAATATTTACCGGGGAGATAATCATCGGCAGCGACGGTTTGTCGTTGGAAGTTTAA
- a CDS encoding prepilin-type N-terminal cleavage/methylation domain-containing protein, with translation MRKEKGFSLIELLIVVAIIGIIAAIAIPNLLKSRQAANEASAIGSVRTIGSAQATYQSTSGRGRDFAVSLTVLNADGQVDSALGVGQKSGFNFSCVGVAAVAGGLPSYFDTQAEPQSTGTFGTGNRSFSSNETYVIYQIAGGTAVDGATPPGNRAPTGMSPIE, from the coding sequence ATGAGAAAAGAAAAAGGATTTTCGCTAATTGAGTTATTAATCGTCGTTGCGATTATCGGTATCATCGCCGCAATCGCTATTCCGAATTTGTTGAAATCGAGACAGGCCGCTAACGAAGCATCAGCTATCGGCAGTGTGCGCACCATCGGTTCAGCGCAAGCCACATATCAATCGACCTCAGGCAGAGGCAGAGATTTCGCTGTCAGTTTGACCGTGTTAAACGCCGATGGTCAAGTTGACTCGGCTCTTGGCGTTGGCCAAAAAAGCGGCTTCAATTTCAGCTGCGTTGGTGTTGCTGCCGTTGCCGGTGGTCTTCCGTCCTATTTTGACACCCAGGCTGAGCCGCAATCGACAGGTACTTTCGGTACAGGCAATCGCAGTTTCAGTTCAAATGAAACCTATGTGATTTATCAGATTGCCGGTGGAACGGCTGTAGATGGTGCTACCCCTCCGGGCAACCGTGCTCCGACGGGTATGTCGCCAATCGAATAA
- a CDS encoding type II secretion system protein, whose product MMDKKKQRGFSLIELLIVVAIIGIIAAIAIPNLLKSQQAARETAAMREVQALGTVQLQYQVTKGHGKFATLQELGANAYVDANMASGIKGGYIFTSEPVSAGEKMPSMYDTTAKPGSTGTFGTGNRSFYSNETNVVYSAEGDQPPTATPQDRIPKNGQPISN is encoded by the coding sequence ATGATGGATAAGAAAAAGCAGAGAGGTTTTTCGCTGATCGAGTTGCTTATCGTCGTCGCAATCATCGGCATTATCGCAGCCATAGCCATCCCGAATTTGCTCAAATCTCAACAGGCTGCACGCGAAACCGCAGCCATGCGTGAAGTTCAGGCTTTGGGCACTGTACAGTTACAATATCAAGTGACCAAGGGACACGGAAAATTCGCCACTTTGCAAGAACTCGGTGCCAATGCTTATGTCGATGCCAATATGGCTTCGGGCATCAAGGGCGGTTATATCTTTACTTCCGAACCGGTTTCGGCGGGAGAAAAAATGCCATCTATGTATGACACCACCGCCAAGCCCGGCTCCACCGGGACTTTCGGAACCGGCAACCGTTCCTTTTATTCCAATGAAACCAATGTGGTCTATTCGGCAGAAGGCGATCAACCGCCAACCGCAACCCCGCAAGACCGCATTCCGAAAAACGGTCAGCCGATTTCTAATTAA
- a CDS encoding tetratricopeptide repeat protein, whose translation MAKTDTVAKRLEKGIAKSSKVQPVDAPQTNLLLRALDRMDVSRVILLLCLLIGISYANSLGGDFVHDDIDQILKNPDIRSWDNLSKAFTTHVWQFRERPEWLRIPIPPPYYRPLFTVLFTVEYQLFGIWQQGWHLVSVLLHIFCSIGVFFVLMQLSRNRMIAVITAAIFAVYSIHVESVSWISGVTDPLFGTFFLWAFYFYLRYKEEQKTRLLIYSTLLFAGAAFSKETALTFVPLIFVFEIIGFNHDSPSGGSLKKSKGSFDFIASLKKAVVMSLPYAGVVVVYLLARFLVLGSLTWYNPAAYHGPRIHILWTLPWVVCTYLLHLLFPFNMSIAYATDYVKSPASASFIFPTLALLIITGSLIYYHSRISKAVWQAFAFLVVPLLLVFDIRQLSVEYLIADRYLYLSVVGFGYLIAMGIAKLADKEEQRIHRQMKTPSAVERLGLSSALVIILLTFSIVVTTRENQAWADGYSLWAAAARVRPNFWATHYNAGLELIKAKRFAEARDALLRAADITAAEPTVFNELGQAYMGLGENSRAIESFKRALDIDPETFEALNNLGTIYFNSGDFVSAERYFKSSLSLKPQAVSSRFNLAMCYSRQNRFQEAIPELENSAKYAPDDGEVLYELGLAYEKVGRKTDALATWQKASALKNTEALRNKINDGLNRLRS comes from the coding sequence ATGGCGAAAACCGATACCGTAGCGAAACGCTTAGAAAAGGGCATTGCTAAATCCTCAAAAGTTCAACCTGTCGATGCGCCGCAAACCAATCTGTTGTTGCGAGCACTTGACCGAATGGATGTTTCGCGAGTCATTCTCTTGCTTTGTTTACTCATTGGAATTTCATATGCAAATTCGCTGGGCGGCGATTTCGTTCATGATGATATTGACCAGATTCTCAAAAACCCCGATATACGCAGTTGGGATAATCTTAGCAAAGCCTTTACCACACACGTCTGGCAATTTCGCGAACGTCCCGAATGGTTGAGAATTCCGATTCCGCCGCCTTATTACCGCCCATTGTTTACGGTTTTGTTCACGGTTGAATACCAACTGTTCGGCATTTGGCAACAGGGCTGGCATCTGGTGAGTGTCTTACTGCATATCTTTTGTTCTATCGGTGTCTTTTTTGTCTTGATGCAGTTATCGCGCAACCGAATGATAGCCGTCATCACCGCAGCGATTTTTGCTGTCTATTCCATACACGTTGAATCCGTCAGTTGGATTAGCGGGGTGACCGACCCTTTATTTGGCACATTCTTTCTCTGGGCTTTTTATTTTTATTTGCGCTACAAAGAAGAGCAGAAAACCCGGTTGTTGATTTATTCCACTTTGCTTTTTGCCGGGGCGGCGTTTTCCAAAGAAACCGCATTGACCTTTGTGCCCCTGATTTTTGTTTTTGAAATCATCGGATTTAATCATGATTCACCATCAGGCGGATCGCTTAAAAAATCCAAAGGCTCCTTTGATTTCATCGCTTCGCTAAAAAAAGCTGTGGTGATGAGTTTGCCATATGCGGGTGTAGTTGTTGTCTATTTGCTTGCCCGTTTTCTGGTGCTTGGAAGTTTAACCTGGTATAACCCAGCCGCGTACCATGGGCCGCGTATTCATATACTCTGGACATTGCCATGGGTCGTTTGTACCTACCTGCTACATCTGCTTTTTCCGTTTAATATGAGCATTGCTTATGCGACCGATTATGTGAAATCGCCCGCGTCGGCAAGCTTTATTTTTCCGACGCTGGCACTGCTGATCATCACCGGCAGTTTGATTTATTATCACTCCAGAATCAGCAAAGCGGTGTGGCAGGCATTCGCTTTTTTGGTTGTTCCGTTGCTGTTGGTTTTCGATATTCGCCAGCTGTCGGTCGAATACCTGATTGCTGACCGTTATCTTTATCTTTCAGTGGTTGGTTTCGGATATCTCATTGCAATGGGCATCGCGAAATTAGCCGACAAAGAAGAGCAACGCATTCATCGACAGATGAAAACACCATCGGCTGTCGAACGCCTCGGTTTAAGCTCGGCGTTGGTGATTATCCTGTTGACGTTTTCAATTGTCGTGACGACCAGAGAGAATCAAGCGTGGGCAGATGGTTATTCGCTATGGGCGGCGGCGGCGCGCGTGCGCCCGAATTTCTGGGCGACGCATTACAATGCCGGACTTGAACTCATTAAAGCCAAGCGATTTGCGGAAGCTCGCGACGCCCTGCTTCGCGCCGCTGACATTACTGCCGCAGAGCCGACGGTGTTTAATGAACTCGGGCAGGCTTATATGGGACTCGGTGAAAACTCGCGGGCGATAGAGAGTTTTAAACGCGCGCTCGATATTGACCCTGAGACTTTTGAAGCCCTCAATAATCTCGGCACGATTTATTTCAATTCCGGCGATTTCGTTTCAGCCGAACGCTATTTTAAATCTTCACTGTCGCTGAAGCCGCAAGCGGTATCTTCGCGCTTCAATCTGGCAATGTGTTACAGCCGTCAAAATCGTTTCCAGGAAGCGATTCCTGAATTGGAAAATTCGGCTAAGTATGCGCCCGATGATGGCGAAGTCTTATACGAACTCGGTCTCGCTTATGAAAAGGTTGGGCGCAAAACCGATGCTCTTGCCACCTGGCAAAAAGCCTCGGCGCTCAAGAATACAGAGGCGTTGCGTAATAAAATTAATGACGGGTTAAATCGCCTGAGAAGTTAA
- a CDS encoding helix-turn-helix transcriptional regulator encodes MRNSKKSKKFTISVVAEQYGVHQQTLRLYEREGLIKPSRSPKGTRYYTEEDIERLEIILNLTRDMGVNLAGVSVILNMRERMNQMQREFENFLHYIRDNIGSEMFQANERTRHALVPSKRPSVIVKHGGRAERVE; translated from the coding sequence ATGAGAAACTCTAAGAAATCCAAGAAATTCACCATCAGCGTCGTTGCTGAACAATATGGCGTGCATCAACAAACGCTCAGGCTGTATGAACGCGAAGGCTTGATTAAACCATCGCGTTCGCCCAAAGGAACCCGTTATTACACTGAAGAAGACATCGAACGTCTGGAAATTATTTTAAATCTTACACGCGATATGGGCGTGAATCTGGCAGGCGTGTCGGTTATTTTAAACATGCGCGAACGCATGAATCAGATGCAGCGCGAATTTGAAAATTTCCTCCACTACATCCGCGATAACATCGGCTCGGAAATGTTTCAAGCAAATGAACGGACGCGCCACGCCCTGGTGCCGAGCAAACGTCCAAGCGTGATAGTCAAACATGGTGGACGCGCTGAACGTGTCGAATAG
- a CDS encoding DnaJ C-terminal domain-containing protein — MSKKDYYAALGVSRNAKPEEIKKAYRKLARKYHPDVNPGDKVAEEKFKDISEAFDILSDEKKRGIYDKFGYYSDNITAEAAAGGGFDFSRFDAGNFQDVFSEIFSNLRGRASQAYTQAERGADLEYPVSISFDDAMHGTTLNVEIPRTHGREKISVKIPAGVDTGSRIRVAGKGNNGLFGGAAGDLFIVTNVGQHPYFKRKGDNIYCTIPITVPEAALGAKIEVPTIGGKARLKIPPGTQSGQRFRLREKGVPSLRGDGMRGDQYVEVKIVLPKVISEETKELLHEYAKKNPENPRAEMGLE, encoded by the coding sequence ATGTCCAAGAAAGATTATTATGCCGCGCTTGGTGTTTCACGTAACGCCAAGCCCGAAGAGATAAAGAAAGCCTATCGTAAATTGGCGCGGAAATATCACCCGGACGTCAATCCCGGCGATAAAGTCGCTGAGGAAAAGTTCAAAGATATTTCCGAGGCTTTCGATATTCTCTCGGATGAAAAGAAGCGCGGTATTTACGATAAATTCGGCTATTACTCAGACAACATCACAGCGGAAGCCGCAGCCGGTGGCGGTTTTGATTTTTCGCGTTTTGATGCCGGAAATTTTCAGGATGTCTTTTCGGAAATTTTCTCGAATCTTCGCGGGCGCGCTTCGCAAGCCTACACCCAAGCCGAACGCGGCGCGGATTTGGAATATCCGGTTTCGATTTCTTTTGATGATGCCATGCATGGCACCACGTTGAATGTTGAAATTCCCCGTACCCACGGACGCGAAAAGATTTCCGTTAAAATTCCTGCCGGGGTCGATACCGGTTCACGCATACGGGTAGCAGGAAAAGGCAACAACGGATTGTTTGGCGGCGCGGCGGGCGATTTATTCATTGTCACCAACGTCGGTCAACATCCGTATTTCAAACGCAAAGGCGATAATATCTATTGCACAATTCCGATTACAGTTCCCGAAGCGGCGCTTGGCGCAAAGATTGAAGTGCCAACCATTGGAGGCAAAGCGCGGCTTAAAATCCCGCCGGGAACCCAATCGGGGCAGCGTTTTCGTTTGCGTGAAAAAGGGGTGCCGAGTTTACGCGGCGACGGCATGCGCGGCGATCAGTATGTTGAAGTCAAAATTGTTTTGCCGAAAGTGATCAGCGAAGAGACCAAAGAATTGCTGCACGAGTACGCCAAGAAAAACCCTGAGAATCCGCGCGCAGAAATGGGTTTGGAATAA
- the dnaK gene encoding molecular chaperone DnaK — MSKIIGIDLGTTNSVVAVMEGGEPVVITNAEGSRTTPSVVAFTKDGNRLVGQVAKRQAVTNPENTVYSIKRFMGRRYDEVNEEMKMIPYKVTPAGNDVRIAAGGKEWSPPEISAMILQKLKQAAEDHLGQKVTQAVITVPAYFNDSQRQATKDAGRIAGLEVLRIVNEPTAAALAYGLDKKKDETIAVFDFGGGTFDISILEVGEGVVEVKSTNGDTHLGGDNIDQRLIDWIIDEFKKDQGIDLSKDKMALQRLKEAAEKAKIELSSTMESEINLPFITADASGPKHLVMKLTRARFEQLVDDLLRRTIEPCKAALNDAGLKPNQIDEVVLVGGSTRIPKVQQMVKEFFGKDPHKGVNPDEVVAVGAAIQAGVLGGEVKDLLLLDVTPLSLGIETLGGVFTKLIDRNTTIPTRKSEVFSTASDNQTSVEVHVLQGERSMAGQNRTLGKFHLVGIPPAPRGMPQIEVAFDIDANGIANVSAKDLGTGREQKITITASSGLSKEEIDRMMRDAESHADEDKRERERIEARNKLDGMIYQIEKTIADNRDKIDASTITEVEAAITEAKGKLESQSADEINAAFEQLAKSSHKIAEVMYQQTASSQAGGSASGAAAGSNTGGGGGDDVIDADFVDVDDKK; from the coding sequence ATGAGTAAAATAATAGGCATTGACCTGGGTACAACGAATTCTGTAGTTGCTGTAATGGAAGGCGGTGAACCTGTTGTCATCACCAACGCCGAAGGGTCGCGCACCACGCCCTCGGTCGTCGCATTCACCAAAGATGGCAATCGCTTAGTCGGGCAAGTGGCAAAGCGCCAAGCCGTCACCAATCCTGAAAATACGGTCTATTCAATCAAGCGATTTATGGGGCGACGTTATGATGAAGTCAACGAAGAGATGAAGATGATTCCTTACAAAGTCACCCCGGCTGGAAATGATGTTCGTATCGCTGCGGGTGGCAAAGAATGGTCGCCACCGGAAATTTCTGCAATGATTTTGCAAAAATTGAAACAGGCAGCCGAAGACCATCTCGGTCAAAAAGTGACGCAGGCAGTCATCACGGTGCCCGCTTACTTTAATGACTCGCAACGTCAGGCGACCAAAGACGCTGGGCGGATTGCCGGACTGGAAGTCTTGCGCATCGTCAACGAACCGACGGCTGCGGCTCTGGCTTACGGTCTCGATAAGAAGAAAGACGAAACCATTGCGGTTTTCGACTTTGGCGGCGGCACTTTCGATATTTCGATTCTCGAAGTCGGCGAAGGCGTCGTTGAGGTGAAATCGACCAACGGCGACACCCACCTTGGCGGTGATAACATTGATCAACGACTGATTGATTGGATCATTGATGAATTCAAAAAAGATCAGGGCATTGATTTGTCGAAAGACAAGATGGCTTTGCAACGCCTGAAAGAAGCCGCGGAAAAAGCCAAAATTGAACTCTCATCGACGATGGAATCGGAAATCAACCTGCCGTTTATCACCGCCGATGCTTCAGGCCCCAAACACCTGGTTATGAAGTTGACGCGCGCCAGATTCGAGCAACTGGTTGACGACCTGCTGCGTCGCACCATTGAACCTTGTAAAGCGGCATTGAATGATGCGGGATTGAAACCCAATCAGATTGATGAAGTCGTGCTGGTTGGCGGTTCGACGCGCATTCCGAAAGTTCAGCAGATGGTGAAAGAATTCTTCGGCAAAGACCCCCACAAGGGCGTCAACCCTGACGAAGTGGTCGCCGTTGGCGCAGCCATTCAGGCAGGCGTTCTGGGCGGCGAAGTCAAAGATTTATTGTTGCTTGACGTCACTCCGCTTTCACTCGGTATTGAAACGCTTGGCGGAGTGTTCACCAAATTGATTGATCGCAACACCACGATTCCGACCCGCAAATCGGAAGTCTTTTCGACCGCATCAGACAATCAAACCTCGGTTGAAGTTCATGTGTTGCAGGGCGAACGCTCGATGGCTGGACAAAACCGCACGCTCGGCAAATTCCATCTGGTTGGCATTCCGCCCGCGCCGCGTGGTATGCCGCAAATTGAAGTCGCTTTCGACATTGATGCCAATGGCATTGCCAATGTCTCTGCGAAAGATTTGGGCACCGGACGCGAACAGAAAATCACCATCACCGCTTCGTCCGGTCTATCGAAAGAAGAGATTGACCGCATGATGCGCGATGCCGAATCACATGCCGACGAAGACAAGCGCGAGCGCGAACGCATCGAAGCGCGCAACAAACTCGATGGCATGATTTATCAAATCGAGAAGACTATTGCCGATAACCGCGACAAGATTGATGCTTCGACCATCACCGAAGTTGAGGCAGCGATTACTGAAGCCAAAGGCAAACTCGAATCGCAAAGCGCCGATGAAATCAACGCGGCGTTCGAGCAATTGGCGAAATCTTCGCATAAGATTGCCGAAGTGATGTATCAACAGACGGCATCAAGTCAAGCAGGCGGTAGCGCCAGTGGAGCAGCCGCAGGCAGCAACACTGGCGGGGGTGGCGGTGACGATGTCATCGACGCCGATTTTGTTGATGTTGATGACAAGAAATAG
- a CDS encoding BON domain-containing protein, whose protein sequence is MKKITSLFLVVWLLAIAGFAVQEGKTTTKKASTKESVDCSKVDDAKIAADVKEKFANTKTLKDAGIEVAVQGGKVTLTGKVQKGATKGLATRQAKRVSCVKDVVNEIAVESAPTKSTK, encoded by the coding sequence ATGAAAAAAATAACCTCACTGTTTTTAGTCGTTTGGCTATTAGCGATTGCCGGATTTGCGGTTCAGGAAGGAAAAACCACCACCAAAAAAGCCTCTACAAAAGAGAGCGTTGACTGCTCAAAAGTGGATGATGCAAAAATCGCGGCTGATGTGAAAGAGAAATTCGCCAATACTAAGACCCTGAAGGATGCCGGCATTGAAGTTGCGGTTCAGGGTGGTAAAGTGACGCTTACCGGAAAAGTTCAAAAAGGGGCGACCAAAGGGTTAGCCACACGCCAGGCAAAACGGGTTTCATGTGTCAAAGATGTTGTAAATGAAATAGCGGTCGAGAGTGCGCCTACGAAAAGCACAAAGTGA